One genomic window of Psychrobacter cibarius includes the following:
- a CDS encoding glyceraldehyde-3-phosphate dehydrogenase: MFLVSNADTLRQLHQDHLSNYNNQEQQAIELMGLLNKLYNEQDVQVTLFGDTLNTTSVGQILALHQKVALRNQDAKSIDIADTLAMVKALAANDKLQSAQVDVGQLIANDSDLQAALQAVNNDDTTVNPATDVVLYGFGRIGRILTRLLLSQASSAKGMQLKAIVVRPAASGDLAKRASLLERDSIHGSFAGGVVVDDENNGLIINGRFVQVIYAKDPSEIDYTAYGINDALVIDNTGIWKDEAGLGKHLQSTGVKKVLLTAPAGGEIKNVVYGVNNETVGEDTIVSAASCTTNAITPTLKVLNDEYGIENGHVETIHSFTNDQNLIDNYHKADRRGRSAVLNMVITSTGAAKAVGKALPELSGKLTGNAIRVPTPNVSLAILNLNLKTAPENADALNEFMRKVSNSSQWQTQIAYTDSTEAVSTDFVGDTHVGIVDAQATILTDNHAIVYIWYDNEVGYSTQVLRLATQMAGISYTQIPA; this comes from the coding sequence ATGTTTCTCGTGAGCAACGCTGATACCTTACGCCAATTACATCAAGACCACTTAAGCAACTACAACAATCAAGAGCAACAAGCGATTGAGCTGATGGGGCTATTGAATAAGCTCTATAATGAGCAAGACGTACAAGTAACCTTGTTCGGTGACACGTTAAATACGACGTCAGTTGGTCAAATATTGGCATTGCATCAAAAAGTAGCCTTGCGTAACCAAGACGCTAAATCTATTGATATCGCTGACACTTTAGCCATGGTTAAAGCGCTAGCGGCTAATGATAAGCTTCAGTCTGCACAGGTTGATGTTGGTCAATTAATCGCTAATGACAGTGATTTACAAGCAGCACTTCAAGCCGTTAATAATGATGACACTACTGTTAATCCTGCGACTGATGTTGTGCTATACGGTTTTGGTCGTATCGGTCGTATCTTAACTCGCCTGCTATTATCACAAGCGTCAAGTGCTAAAGGTATGCAGTTAAAAGCCATCGTTGTACGTCCTGCGGCATCTGGCGATTTGGCCAAGCGCGCCTCATTGCTAGAGCGTGATTCGATTCATGGTAGCTTTGCTGGTGGCGTGGTGGTTGATGATGAAAACAACGGCTTGATTATCAATGGCCGCTTTGTTCAGGTTATCTACGCTAAAGATCCAAGCGAGATTGATTATACGGCTTACGGTATTAATGATGCGTTAGTGATTGACAATACGGGCATTTGGAAAGATGAAGCGGGTCTTGGCAAGCATTTGCAATCGACTGGTGTGAAAAAAGTCCTATTAACAGCCCCAGCTGGCGGTGAGATTAAAAACGTTGTTTATGGTGTAAATAACGAAACAGTCGGTGAAGATACCATCGTCAGTGCGGCGAGCTGTACCACCAACGCAATCACCCCAACGTTAAAAGTATTGAACGATGAATACGGTATCGAAAACGGTCACGTTGAAACGATTCACTCATTCACTAACGATCAAAACTTGATTGATAATTATCATAAAGCGGATCGCCGTGGTCGTAGTGCTGTATTGAATATGGTTATTACCAGTACGGGTGCTGCTAAAGCGGTTGGTAAAGCACTGCCAGAGCTTAGTGGTAAACTAACGGGTAATGCCATCCGTGTACCAACGCCAAACGTCAGCTTAGCGATTTTAAACTTGAATCTTAAAACAGCACCAGAAAATGCTGATGCATTAAACGAGTTTATGCGTAAAGTATCTAATAGCAGTCAGTGGCAAACACAGATTGCTTATACAGATTCTACTGAAGCGGTATCGACGGATTTTGTTGGTGATACCCATGTAGGTATCGTTGATGCCCAAGCGACTATTTTGACCGACAATCATGCCATTGTTTATATCTGGTATGACAATGAAGTTGGTTATAGTACGCAAGTATTACGTTTAGCCACACAAATGGCAGGCATCAGTTATACACAGATTCCAGCTTAA
- the cgtA gene encoding Obg family GTPase CgtA, producing MRFIDEAVVTVKAGDGGNGIASFRREKYVPRGGPDGGDGGKGGDIYVIAEDNTNTLVDYRYTRRHDAMRAENGHSRNCSGKGSDDLFLPVPIGTTVVDTETDEVLGDLIELGQTLLIAKGGDGGLGNTHFKSSTNQAPRKSTSGFEGELKVLKFELKVVADVGLIGLPNAGKSTFIRQVSAARPKVADYPFTTLVPNLGVVDIGRHRSFVMADIPGLIEGASEGAGLGIRFLKHVARTRRLLHVVDVKPIDGSDPVANARVILNELERFSPELSNLPQILILNKIDQVPDEELDELCTHIVAELDWTGDVFRTSTLMGEGTDAVKYHLMNEIELERERELEDPIFAEAQRTRFERLEVEVRLNTEAQREAYRAARKAAREGVDLSDDDADFDDDDEDGVEVIYVP from the coding sequence ATGCGATTTATTGATGAAGCCGTCGTAACGGTAAAAGCAGGTGACGGTGGTAACGGAATCGCCAGTTTTCGCCGAGAAAAGTATGTCCCACGTGGTGGACCTGATGGTGGAGATGGTGGCAAGGGCGGAGATATTTACGTCATTGCAGAGGATAACACCAACACCCTAGTGGACTATCGTTATACCCGCCGTCACGATGCTATGCGCGCTGAGAATGGTCACAGTAGAAATTGTTCAGGCAAGGGCTCTGATGATTTGTTTTTACCAGTACCTATCGGTACCACGGTAGTTGATACCGAAACTGACGAAGTGTTGGGTGACTTGATTGAACTTGGTCAGACGTTACTGATTGCCAAAGGTGGTGATGGTGGTTTGGGCAATACCCATTTTAAGAGCTCTACCAATCAAGCACCGCGTAAATCGACGTCCGGTTTTGAAGGTGAGTTAAAAGTTCTTAAATTTGAGTTAAAAGTTGTGGCTGATGTTGGCTTGATTGGTTTGCCTAATGCTGGTAAATCTACCTTTATTCGTCAAGTCTCTGCTGCTAGACCAAAAGTTGCTGACTATCCGTTTACCACCCTCGTTCCGAATCTAGGTGTGGTTGATATCGGTCGTCATCGCTCATTTGTGATGGCAGATATTCCAGGTTTGATCGAAGGTGCTTCAGAAGGTGCTGGACTTGGCATTCGTTTCTTAAAACATGTGGCTCGTACTCGTCGTCTGTTACATGTGGTTGATGTAAAGCCAATTGATGGCAGCGATCCGGTAGCCAACGCTCGTGTTATCTTGAATGAACTTGAGCGTTTTTCGCCTGAGTTATCCAACTTGCCCCAGATTTTGATATTAAACAAAATTGATCAGGTGCCTGACGAAGAGTTAGATGAGCTTTGTACTCATATTGTCGCCGAGCTTGATTGGACAGGCGATGTATTTCGCACGTCAACCTTAATGGGTGAAGGGACTGATGCAGTTAAATACCATTTAATGAATGAGATTGAACTAGAGCGTGAGCGTGAACTAGAAGATCCTATCTTCGCTGAAGCACAAAGAACCCGTTTTGAGCGCTTAGAAGTAGAAGTACGTCTAAACACTGAGGCGCAGCGTGAAGCCTATCGTGCGGCTCGTAAAGCGGCTCGCGAAGGTGTAGATTTAAGCGACGACGATGCTGATTTTGACGATGACGACGAAGATGGTGTCGAGGTCATTTATGTTCCTTAA
- the argC gene encoding N-acetyl-gamma-glutamyl-phosphate reductase → MISAAIVGGTGYTGIELIRLLSAHPEVSIDLLTSRSEAGTRADEIFPSLRGISDIVFSDLGDETLATLQKCDVVFFATPHGVAMKQAEALTQAGVKVIDLAADFRLQSLSDFEHWYQQSHACPELLKTAVYGLPEVNRDKLATALVVGNPGCYPTTAILGLKPIIDMQNKQAERLVESRIVIDAKSGVSGAGRQASLALNYAETTDNFKAYSVEGHRHLPEIEQGVAQLLDSQFTHRIRFLPHLVPMIRGMLSSIHLELTDAGAAIDWQQIFETCYESEAFIDVMPKGIYPDTRSVRASNRLRIAVHQNNERSELTVIVVQDNLVKGAAGQAVQNMNVMFGFDETMGLNFAPIVP, encoded by the coding sequence ATGATTTCAGCAGCGATTGTTGGTGGCACAGGTTATACGGGTATTGAGCTGATTCGCTTGTTATCTGCGCATCCTGAAGTATCTATTGATTTGCTAACCTCGCGTAGCGAAGCTGGTACACGCGCTGATGAGATATTTCCAAGCTTACGCGGTATATCAGATATTGTCTTTAGCGACTTGGGCGATGAGACGCTTGCAACGCTGCAAAAGTGTGATGTGGTCTTTTTTGCCACTCCACATGGCGTAGCGATGAAGCAAGCAGAGGCGCTAACGCAAGCCGGTGTGAAAGTCATTGATTTGGCTGCTGACTTTCGTTTGCAGTCACTGTCCGATTTTGAACACTGGTATCAGCAGTCGCATGCTTGTCCTGAGCTACTAAAGACAGCTGTTTATGGTTTACCTGAAGTGAATCGAGATAAACTTGCCACTGCTTTAGTCGTCGGTAATCCTGGTTGTTATCCGACCACTGCTATTTTGGGTTTGAAACCAATAATCGATATGCAAAATAAGCAAGCAGAGAGATTGGTGGAATCACGCATCGTTATCGATGCAAAGTCTGGTGTTTCTGGCGCTGGTCGCCAAGCTTCACTTGCGCTTAATTATGCTGAAACTACTGATAACTTTAAAGCTTATAGCGTTGAAGGACATCGTCACCTGCCCGAGATTGAGCAAGGTGTGGCGCAGTTATTAGACAGCCAGTTCACCCATCGCATTCGTTTTTTACCGCACCTTGTACCGATGATACGTGGCATGCTGAGCTCTATTCATCTTGAGCTGACGGATGCGGGTGCTGCCATTGATTGGCAGCAGATATTTGAAACATGCTATGAATCAGAAGCGTTTATTGATGTCATGCCAAAAGGTATTTATCCAGATACCCGTAGTGTCCGCGCCAGCAACCGTTTACGCATTGCTGTGCATCAAAACAATGAACGTTCGGAATTGACAGTAATTGTCGTACAAGACAATTTGGTAAAAGGCGCAGCAGGACAAGCGGTACAAAATATGAATGTCATGTTCGGATTCGATGAAACAATGGGTCTAAACTTTGCACCTATTGTTCCGTAG
- a CDS encoding ATP-dependent Clp protease adaptor ClpS: MIKQTLLQALPTVADWHFPTIPAHRAQDGDTDGETSPQADVLVAEPEVAKPPMYAVVMYNDNYTPMEFVVYILQSEFRHSMDSAVEVMLTIHNSSKGIAGIYPKDIAETKAKKVNSLAHREGYPLLTQIEPHQGE; encoded by the coding sequence ATGATAAAACAAACCCTATTGCAAGCGTTGCCAACTGTTGCTGATTGGCACTTTCCAACCATACCTGCTCATCGTGCACAAGATGGCGATACGGACGGCGAGACCTCGCCACAAGCAGATGTACTGGTAGCAGAGCCAGAAGTGGCTAAGCCGCCTATGTATGCAGTCGTTATGTATAATGATAATTATACGCCGATGGAGTTCGTTGTTTATATTTTACAGTCTGAATTTCGTCATAGTATGGATTCGGCAGTCGAAGTTATGCTAACGATTCATAACAGTAGCAAAGGCATTGCTGGTATCTATCCTAAAGATATCGCTGAGACCAAAGCCAAAAAGGTAAATAGTCTGGCACATCGTGAAGGCTATCCCTTATTGACCCAGATTGAGCCACATCAAGGCGAATAA
- the hemE gene encoding uroporphyrinogen decarboxylase, giving the protein MSASDNSNSIQQEFAPLKNDRLLRALRFESIDTTPVWMMRQAGRYLPEYKATRAEAGDFMSLCKDTDRATEVTLQPLRRYDLDAAILFSDILTIPDAMGLGLYFEAGEGPKFKHPIRTQADLDRLPVLEPNDSLDYVMRAVTSIRKALNGQVPLFGFSGSPWTLATYMIEGGSSKDYRYTKGFLYSNPDFLHQLLDKLATSVIDYLDAQVVAGAQILQIFDSWGGALGHRQFIDFSHAYNKRIVAELKVRHPQIPVVLFTKGGGLWLDVQADSQADVLGLDWTMPIDRARQVLAESQRQLTKQHKKLQSSKAIQGNLDPATLYGSPATIRAEVNAMLDSAYASGEKTGYIANLGHGITQWVNPDNAKVFIDAVHDYKI; this is encoded by the coding sequence ATGAGTGCTTCAGACAATAGTAACTCGATCCAGCAAGAGTTTGCGCCTTTAAAGAACGACAGATTGTTACGGGCATTACGCTTTGAATCAATAGACACCACGCCAGTCTGGATGATGCGTCAAGCTGGTCGTTATTTACCAGAATATAAAGCCACTCGTGCAGAAGCGGGCGACTTTATGAGTCTGTGCAAAGATACGGACCGCGCCACTGAAGTCACTTTACAGCCACTACGCCGCTATGATTTAGATGCTGCTATCTTATTTAGTGATATTTTGACCATACCTGATGCTATGGGTCTAGGCTTATACTTCGAGGCGGGCGAAGGCCCTAAGTTTAAACATCCTATTCGTACGCAAGCAGACTTAGATAGATTGCCAGTACTTGAACCCAATGATTCTCTTGATTATGTCATGCGTGCAGTGACGAGCATTCGCAAAGCGTTAAATGGTCAAGTGCCGTTATTTGGTTTCTCTGGTAGTCCGTGGACATTGGCCACTTACATGATCGAAGGCGGCAGTTCAAAAGACTATCGTTATACTAAAGGCTTTTTGTATAGTAACCCTGATTTTCTGCATCAATTATTAGATAAATTAGCCACTTCTGTCATTGATTATCTAGATGCACAAGTGGTCGCTGGTGCTCAAATTCTACAGATTTTTGATAGTTGGGGCGGGGCGCTTGGTCATCGTCAGTTTATTGATTTTTCTCATGCTTATAATAAGCGTATCGTCGCTGAATTAAAAGTACGCCATCCGCAAATACCAGTGGTATTATTTACCAAAGGTGGTGGGTTATGGTTGGATGTGCAAGCAGATAGTCAAGCCGATGTTTTAGGATTAGATTGGACGATGCCCATTGATCGTGCACGCCAAGTATTGGCTGAAAGTCAGCGTCAATTGACCAAACAGCATAAAAAACTACAGAGTAGTAAAGCCATTCAAGGCAACTTAGATCCAGCAACATTGTATGGTTCACCTGCGACGATTCGTGCTGAAGTAAATGCAATGCTTGATAGTGCTTATGCAAGCGGCGAAAAAACGGGTTATATAGCAAACTTAGGTCATGGTATTACGCAGTGGGTCAATCCTGACAATGCCAAAGTATTTATCGATGCGGTGCACGATTATAAAATCTAA
- a CDS encoding NUDIX domain-containing protein gives MPNEADNHIDGSFNSEKVLIVNVAVAVIHHKAQYLLGFRNAAQHQGNRYEFVGGKIETNENAEQALIREVAEETGIEICDNTMVKLGRLHHDYGDKQVSLQIYKVELTAQQYEQHKHRQYGLEGQALTWVNKSDLLAGKYHLPAANQTILEWLSVPTTIAITYPLTHFDASPDPMAAWLTFHQNKLTANAWVYIRIKAAGSESIAAQLMHMRPDIKAIVPCDVNGQTLTTEAPLAMKDTTIANSIVANHLSHTALLQWSKDTQDRVLSKNYPLIVSCHDAASIDAANKLAHARLQQQLPPVIGAFLSPVLVTHTHPDTVPLGWESWSALAQLADMPIIGLGGLSPVMIHQVLEYGGISVAGIRQFFE, from the coding sequence ATGCCAAATGAAGCAGACAACCACATTGATGGCTCATTTAACAGCGAAAAAGTACTTATCGTAAACGTGGCAGTTGCGGTCATTCATCATAAAGCCCAATATTTACTTGGATTTAGAAACGCCGCCCAGCATCAAGGCAACCGCTATGAATTTGTAGGTGGCAAAATAGAAACCAATGAAAACGCCGAGCAGGCATTAATTCGGGAAGTCGCTGAAGAGACAGGTATTGAGATTTGTGACAATACGATGGTCAAGCTTGGACGTCTGCATCATGATTATGGTGATAAGCAGGTCAGTTTACAGATTTATAAGGTTGAGCTGACCGCGCAGCAGTATGAGCAGCATAAGCATCGCCAATATGGGCTAGAAGGTCAGGCGCTAACGTGGGTAAATAAGTCAGATTTATTAGCAGGAAAGTATCATTTACCCGCTGCTAACCAGACGATTCTCGAATGGTTGAGTGTGCCAACAACGATAGCAATTACCTATCCATTGACGCATTTTGATGCCTCACCTGATCCAATGGCCGCATGGCTGACTTTTCATCAAAACAAGCTAACAGCCAATGCTTGGGTATATATTCGAATAAAGGCAGCTGGCTCAGAAAGTATAGCAGCGCAGTTGATGCATATGCGTCCAGATATTAAGGCGATTGTCCCTTGTGATGTCAATGGACAGACCCTAACCACTGAAGCGCCGCTAGCAATGAAAGACACAACCATTGCCAATTCAATCGTTGCCAATCATCTGTCTCATACCGCATTGTTACAATGGTCGAAGGATACACAAGATAGAGTGCTGTCTAAAAATTATCCGTTAATAGTCAGTTGTCATGATGCCGCCAGTATTGATGCTGCCAATAAACTGGCTCATGCTCGGTTACAACAGCAATTACCGCCCGTCATTGGCGCCTTTTTGTCTCCTGTACTAGTTACCCATACACATCCTGATACTGTACCACTTGGTTGGGAATCATGGTCAGCATTGGCACAATTGGCTGACATGCCGATTATCGGTTTGGGTGGTTTATCACCTGTGATGATTCATCAAGTATTAGAGTATGGTGGTATCAGTGTTGCTGGTATTCGACAGTTCTTTGAATAG
- a CDS encoding lipocalin family protein yields the protein MKTNKLPQSAWSDTKEAGSQSKQTTQSRHYHLNEDSTRQTGHASNDASYNHDNLNDQYSTHLAKKTSSQDHYFGYKSADKSLVQAKESAMINSNNNKDGDSKHSESSNFVSDCCTKDSGHCTNDYKWSQELSEKEPLISDFLGDKINGSINSPVRKESGQNHHSKQNTDSSSTSTYSSYKEIPERIFMNGLIKHTGIALAIIIPLAAFSAYAATPPVNATADMTANATTDRTTTETLSIKPSAIIHKSASTPTTVDSVDLKRYAGTWYEIGRLPMYFQRNCASDVTANYTEKTDGSGIIVTNKCVQKDGSGITSEGIAKPVDESGSKLKVTFLPSWIRWLPVGRADYWVLARDADYKTALVGTPDKKYLWLLARSPNVTQETYAKYRQIAQQQGYDLKEFKLTPQTNQTVSLVP from the coding sequence ATGAAAACCAATAAGTTACCTCAATCAGCATGGTCTGATACAAAGGAAGCTGGTTCTCAATCTAAGCAGACTACCCAGTCGCGCCACTATCATCTCAATGAGGATAGTACACGGCAGACAGGTCACGCCAGCAACGATGCTAGCTACAACCATGATAATCTAAATGACCAATATTCTACCCATTTGGCAAAAAAAACGTCTTCGCAAGATCACTATTTTGGATATAAAAGCGCCGATAAGAGCCTTGTACAGGCAAAAGAGTCTGCTATGATTAACAGCAACAATAACAAAGACGGCGATTCAAAACATAGCGAAAGCAGTAATTTCGTTAGTGATTGCTGTACCAAGGATAGTGGTCACTGCACTAACGATTATAAATGGTCACAAGAGTTGAGCGAAAAAGAACCGTTAATATCAGATTTTTTAGGGGATAAGATAAATGGTTCAATAAATTCTCCTGTGCGAAAAGAATCTGGACAGAACCACCATTCAAAGCAAAATACTGATTCATCATCAACCTCTACTTACTCATCATACAAAGAAATACCGGAGCGTATATTTATGAATGGACTTATCAAGCATACGGGCATAGCTCTAGCAATTATCATCCCATTAGCTGCATTTTCAGCGTATGCGGCGACGCCACCAGTTAATGCTACCGCTGACATGACTGCTAACGCCACTACTGATAGAACCACTACAGAGACACTGTCAATCAAGCCAAGCGCCATCATTCATAAGTCTGCAAGCACACCGACCACAGTGGATAGCGTTGATCTAAAAAGGTATGCAGGGACATGGTATGAGATAGGTCGTTTGCCCATGTATTTTCAGCGCAATTGTGCCAGTGATGTCACCGCCAATTATACGGAAAAAACCGACGGTTCAGGTATCATAGTCACTAATAAATGCGTACAGAAAGACGGTTCTGGTATTACTTCTGAGGGTATCGCTAAGCCTGTTGATGAGTCAGGCAGTAAGTTAAAGGTCACATTTCTACCATCGTGGATTCGTTGGTTGCCAGTTGGTCGTGCCGACTATTGGGTACTAGCACGTGATGCTGATTACAAGACTGCTTTAGTAGGAACACCTGATAAAAAATATTTATGGTTATTGGCGCGTTCGCCAAACGTCACTCAAGAAACTTATGCCAAATATCGTCAAATCGCTCAACAGCAAGGCTATGACTTAAAAGAATTTAAGTTAACCCCGCAGACCAATCAAACGGTTAGCCTCGTTCCATAA
- the proB gene encoding glutamate 5-kinase, translated as MAGDIENTTEEARFIKQTRNFDIQRVIVKIGSSLLTNNGRGLDRTAIYEWAKQIAKLHKQGVEVLLVSSGAVAEGVVRMNLEERPKKLAALQACASIGQMGLIETWWSALIQHGIQSSQLLLTHDDLSNRSRYLNTTGALTQLLEWRVLPVINENDTITIDEIKFGDNDTLGAMAAAMVNADLYIILTDQDGVFTDNPRDNPNAKMIRQERAMADYLFDIAGDGGKLGRGGMLTKIRAGRLAAMGGCPTVIVSGAIDDVITRVVSGEAVGTLLTTNDQDKIIARKQWLAAHLRMSGTLIVDAGAAKAVVEHHKSLLPVGVVEVRGDFDEGDVVEVVHQDTGERLAVGQVNFSSRDACRVARERTEQFDRILGNNEERVVMVHRDNLALTM; from the coding sequence ATGGCAGGTGACATAGAAAACACGACCGAAGAAGCAAGGTTTATTAAACAAACTCGCAACTTTGATATTCAGCGCGTTATTGTCAAGATTGGCTCATCGTTGTTAACCAATAACGGTCGAGGGCTGGATCGAACTGCCATATACGAGTGGGCAAAGCAGATTGCCAAGCTGCATAAGCAAGGCGTCGAAGTGCTACTGGTATCGTCAGGTGCCGTTGCTGAAGGTGTGGTACGAATGAACCTTGAGGAACGCCCGAAGAAACTAGCAGCACTACAGGCCTGTGCTTCTATTGGTCAAATGGGTTTGATTGAAACGTGGTGGTCAGCATTAATCCAACATGGTATTCAAAGCTCGCAGCTGCTACTAACACATGATGATTTGTCTAATCGTAGCCGTTATCTCAATACGACGGGCGCGTTGACACAATTACTAGAGTGGCGCGTGCTCCCAGTCATCAATGAAAATGATACCATTACCATTGATGAAATTAAATTTGGTGATAACGATACTTTGGGCGCGATGGCGGCGGCGATGGTCAATGCCGATTTATATATCATTTTGACTGATCAAGATGGGGTGTTTACGGACAACCCACGTGACAATCCTAATGCAAAAATGATTCGCCAAGAGCGTGCGATGGCGGATTACCTATTTGATATTGCAGGAGATGGTGGCAAGCTTGGTCGCGGCGGTATGCTGACCAAAATTCGTGCTGGTCGTCTTGCAGCGATGGGTGGTTGTCCAACCGTTATCGTGAGCGGTGCTATCGATGATGTTATCACTCGTGTGGTATCAGGCGAAGCGGTTGGTACTTTATTGACCACCAATGATCAAGACAAAATCATTGCACGTAAACAATGGCTTGCCGCACATTTACGTATGTCAGGCACTCTAATAGTCGATGCAGGCGCAGCAAAAGCAGTAGTTGAGCATCACAAGAGCTTGCTACCGGTCGGCGTTGTGGAAGTACGCGGTGATTTCGATGAAGGTGACGTGGTTGAGGTGGTGCATCAAGATACGGGCGAGCGTTTAGCGGTTGGACAAGTGAACTTCTCATCTCGTGATGCTTGCCGAGTGGCTCGCGAGCGTACTGAACAGTTTGATAGAATTCTTGGTAATAATGAAGAGCGTGTGGTCATGGTACACCGTGATAATTTAGCGCTGACCATGTAG